One Salvelinus sp. IW2-2015 linkage group LG4q.2, ASM291031v2, whole genome shotgun sequence DNA window includes the following coding sequences:
- the LOC111963027 gene encoding ectonucleoside triphosphate diphosphohydrolase 5-like — protein sequence MALQMLLLTVMSMSVLAWNFQAEATYHPRQTVHHEHSANMENLLPENLLLEVVPKVLPEVLLEVSHPVNLSRTFYGIMFDAGSTGTRIHIYTFIQKDPVELPVLDNEMYHAVKPGLSAYKDKPEEGGNTIRALLKVAKKTVPEDEWKQTPVVLKATAGLRLLPEEKANALLDEVREVFDESPFFVPNNSVSIMNGTNEGVLAWVTVNFLTGHLYAKTRKTVGILDLGGGSTQITFLPKSKKTVFTAPASYIANINMFNHTLQLYTHSYLGNGLVAARLATLGALGADGLDWKVFTSSCLPKKFREDWTFGGITYKVSGIPDGYAGYKLCYYEVMRVVKGIVHQPFEVKGSSIFYAFSYYFDRAVESGLIDGSRGGMVEVRDFKKRAKEVCNKMTKYRPISPFLCMDMTYITCLLKEGFGFKDNTMLQLAKKVNNVETSWALGATFDHFNNLNIH from the exons atggctCTTCAGATGCTTCTCCTGACAGTAATGTCCATGTCGGTTCTGGCTTGGAACTTCCAAGCGGAGGCAACCTACCATCCCCGCCAGACAGTCCACCACGAACACTCTGCTAACATGGAAAACCTCCTGCCCGAAAACCTCCTGCTCGAAGTCGTGCCCAAAGTCTTGCCTGAGGTCTTGCTTGAGGTCTCCCATCCTGTCAACCTCAGCCGCACTTTCTATGGGATCATGTTCGATGCTGGGAGCACAGGCACCCGGATCCACATCTACACATTTATCCAGAAAGACCCAG TTGAGCTGCCAGTTCTGGACAATGAGATGTATCATGCGGTGAAGCCTGGTCTGTCTGCCTATAAAGATAAGCCTGAAGAG GGTGGGAACACGATCAGAGCACTGCTGAAGGTGGCCAAGAAGACGGTGCCAGAGGATGAGTGGAAGCAGACCCCGGTGGTCCTGAAAGCCACAGCCGGGCTCCGCCTCCTGCCCGAGGAGAAGGCTAATGCTCTGCTGGATGAG GTTCGGGAAGTCTTTGACGAGTCCCCCTTCTTTGTACCGAACAACAGTGTCTCCATAATGAATGGAACAAATGAAG GAGTCCTGGCCTGGGTAACAGTGAACTTTTTGACAG GTCACTTGTATGCCAAAACCAGGAAGACAGTggggatcctggacttgggtgGAGGATCTACCCAGATCACTTTCCTTCCAAAATCAAAG AAAACAGTTTTCACTGCCCCAGCCAGTTACATTGCCAACATCAACATGTTCAACCACACTCTACAACTCTATACTCACAG CTACCTTGGAAATGGACTTGTAGCGGCTCGATTGGCAACTCTTGGGGCTTTGGGGGCTGATG GTCTGGATTGGAAAGTTTTCACAAGTTCCTGTCTACCCAAGAAATTCAGAGAGGACTGGACTTTTGGTGGAATCACCTACAAAGTTAGTGGAATTCCTGACG gcTATGCAGGTTACAAGCTGTGTTACTATGAGGTGATGAGGGTGGTGAAAGGCATCGTGCACCAGCCGTTTGAGGTGAAGGGCAGCAGCATCTTCTATGCCTTCTCCTACTACTTTGACAGAGCTGTGGAGTCAGGCCTCATCG aTGGCAGTCGCGGTGGTATGGTAGAAGTCAGGGATTTCAAGAAGAGAGCCAAAGAAG TGTGCAACAAGATGACCAAGTACCGTCCCATCAGTCCCTTCCTCTGCATGGATATGACATATATCACCTGCCTGTTGAAGGAGGGCTTTGGCTTCAAGGACAACACAATGCTGCAG CTCGCCAAGAAGGTGAACAACGTTGAGACAAGTTGGGCCTTGGGAGCTACATTCGATCACTTCAACAACCTCAACATCCACTAA